A genomic region of Cannabis sativa cultivar Pink pepper isolate KNU-18-1 chromosome 1, ASM2916894v1, whole genome shotgun sequence contains the following coding sequences:
- the LOC115708151 gene encoding ethylene-responsive transcription factor RAP2-7, translated as MMLDLNVNINNGADSTYEKTKERGAELMIMEVEEKGSTTQIMEDSGSSGSSVVNVEIDALSSTTTITTSNSVFREEDSSINVTNTTSSTFFFDIMKREKDCNNGATAGKETNNISPPGFLTRSFFPVAGEKVGNQFVEAGSGSSSSRPQWLNLSFADSGGGGAAVQPPADVKVLQQKQQIKKSRRGPRSRSSQYRGVTFYRRTGRWESHIWDCGKQVYLGGFDTAHAAARAYDRAAIKFRGVDADINFNVTDYDEDMMQMKNLSKEEFVQILRRQSTGFSRGSSKYRGVTLHKCGRWEARMGQFLGKKAYDKAAIKCNGRDAITNFEHSTYQGEIILDTNAQGNDHNLDLNLGISPPCDGPKGREYSFGLGDTRVHWNPREGPHRIRPIMIDGQSSPHILSPTPNHAASATCSGVYPAFLPKHEEMRAMADDHQKRIEAANSSQGFLNWAWKIHGNGSNTTTTTTSSCVTAMPTFSIAASSGFSSSTSLAALSATNNINPQANFVQNNICLSPSMPITTTNSVTNNFHNSQIHRG; from the exons ATGATGTTGGATCTTAATGTTAATATCAACAACGGTGCCGATTCAACCTACGAGAAGACTAAGGAAAGAGGAGCAGAGTTGATGATAATGGAGGTAGAAGAGAAAGGTTCCACAACCCAAATAATGGAAGATTCTGGTTCCTCTGGTTCTTCGGTTGTTAATGTTGAAATCGATGCTCTGAGTAGTACTACAACTATTACTACCTCTAATAGCGTCTTTAGAGAAGAAGACTCTTCCATCAATGTCACGAACACAACATCTTCGacatttttctttgacataATGAAGAGAGAAAAGGACTGTAACAACGGTGCCACTGCCgggaaagaaactaataacatcTCTCCGCCGGGATTTCTAACCAGGTCTTTTTTCCCGGTGGCCGGAGAAAAGGTTGGGAATCAGTTCGTTGAAGCCGGTTCTGGGTCGTCTTCCTCGCGACCTCAGTGGTTAAACTTATCTTTTGCGGATTCCGGTGGAGGAGGCGCCGCCGTCCAACCGCCGGCGGATGTTAAAGTTTTGCAGCAGAAACAACAGATAAAGAAAAGCCGGCGGGGACCAAGGTCCCGGAGCTCTCAGTACCGTGGCGTTACGTTTTACCGGAGAACCGGCCGGTGGGAATCCCATATTTG GGATTGTGGGAAGCAAGTATATTTAG gtgGATTCGACACAGCTCATGCTGCTGCCAG AGCTTACGATCGAGCTGCAATCAAGTTTCGTGGAGTTGATGCTGATATCAATTTCAATGTAACCGATTACGATGAAGATATGATGCAG ATGAAAAACCTGAGCAAAGAAGAATTTGTTCAAATACTTCGACGACAAAGCACTGGATTTTCTCGTGGGAGCTCAAAATATAGAGGAGTAACTTTGCATAAATGTGGTCGATGGGAAGCTAGAATGGGACAATTCCTAGGAAAAAA GGCTTATGACAAAGCAGCCATCAAATGTAATGGAAGGGATGCAATTACCAACTTTGAGCATAGTACTTATCAGGGTGAGATAATTTTAGACACCAATGCACAAG GCAATGACCACAACCTTGATCTGAACTTGGGAATTTCTCCACCATGTGATGGTCCAAAAGGGCGTGAGTACTCTTTTGGTCTTGGGGACACTCGTGTTCATTGGAACCCTCGTGAAGGACCTCACAGAATAAGACCGATAATg ATTGATGGGCAGTCATCCCCACATATTCT CAGCCCTACTCCCAACCATGCTGCTTCAGCTACATGTTCAGGAGTGTATCCAGCCTTCTTACCAAAACATGAG GAGATGAGAGCAATGGCAGATGATCATCAAAAGAGGATCGAAGCCGCCAATTCTTCGCAGGGTTTTTTGAACTGGGCATGGAAAATTCATGGCAATGGTAGCaacactactactactactacatcTAGTTGTGTAACAGCCATGCCTACTTTCTCCATTGCAGCATCATCAGGATTCTCATCTTCCACATCTTTGGCTGCTCTATCAGCTACCAATAATATAAATCCCCAAGCCAATTttgttcaaaataatatttgcCTTAGTCCTAGTATGCCCATTACCACCACAAATTCTGTCACAAACAATTTTCACAACTCACAAATTCATAGAGGCTAA
- the LOC115702292 gene encoding uncharacterized protein LOC115702292, producing MGLRKCIGSGTTVRITEDPWLPIVNRPTPVPVTPGLENFNVSSLFQVGSLNWDVDVVRDLFSPTDAAVILGIPISHTTYEDTWYWLNEKDGFYSVRSAYKLIQD from the coding sequence ATGGGCTTGCGGAAATGTATTGGTTCGGGTACGACTGTGAGAATCACTGAAGACCCTTGGCTTCCTATTGTAAACCGGCCTACACCAGTCCCAGTTACTCCTGGACTCGAGAACTTCAATGTGAGTAGCCTCTTCCAAGTTGGTTCCTTAAATTGGGATGTTGATGTGGTTAGAGACTTGTTTTCTCCTACTGATGCAGCTGTAATTCTTGGCATCCCAATTAGCCATACTACTTATGAAGACACCTGGTATTGGCTAAATGAGAAGGATGGCTTTTATTCTGTTAGAAGTGCCTACAAGTTAATCCAAGATTAG
- the LOC133034911 gene encoding uncharacterized protein LOC133034911, whose amino-acid sequence MCNKDGMERLKTQLGFEGCFVVDSRGHSGGLALLWKFEKEVEIQGFSFHNIDALIHLHGYPIWRLTGVYGEPKREIRTQTWDMFRSLKNTNALSWCLIGDMNNLGDHSEKRGAPFTWEKGRDSDNWIEERLDKALVNNGWLNLFSQASLFNLEVSTSNHCPLLLVFQGTVSLTTFSSFRFKNAWLREPMCKVLVESCWVGSGNCTIQEKIRHCEEVLGKWGKDITGSFKKRIAKCKAQIGNSKWGRDPVSIQQHEEGKTKLYEVLTQRETFWKQRSKQFWLNSGDKNSKYFHSVASSRKRNNRISQLQDQGGRWVTWESGLQDVIKGYFQDLFHSSGIELGATLNGIWPTETDEQNESLLLPIVEDEVRRALFQMHPDKSPRPDGMNLAFYQKHWDIMGSDVIRFVQDFFESGKFPNSINDTHIVLISKKKNPSQISDLRSISLCNVLYKIASKVLANRMKGVLNEAISETQSAFVSGRLISDNVMVAFEVMHYLKRKTTGRKGYMAIKLDMSKAYDRVEWGFSGTVLRVMQFSERWTTLTMSCVNLVHYHVLNSGQKVGPITPSRGILARNAPIVSHLQFADDSYVFCQATEDEAAQLMLLLQSFEGASGQRVNIQKSSVFFSSNTRGITRTRICDFMNINEAGADGTCKEIERLMANFWWKISSSNGEGSGIIWMSWDRMTKHKCEGGMGFRNLRDFNLAMLGKQGWRLLVNHDTLASKIFKARYYPQGTYLTAELGSNPSFIWSSIYAA is encoded by the exons ATGTGTAATAAGGATGGTATGGAAAGACTTAAGACCCAATTGGGTTTTGAAGGTTGCTTTGTGGTTGACTCACGTGGACATAGTGGGGGTCTAGCTTTACTCtggaaatttgaaaaagaagtCGAAATACAGGGGTTCTCGTTTCACAATATTGATGCTCTTATTCATCTTCACGGGTATCCTATTTGGCGGCTTACAGGGGTTTATGGGGAGCCTAAGAGAGAGATTCGTACTCAAACATGGGATATGTTTCGATCTCTTAAAAACACTAATGCTTTGTCGTGGTGCCTTATAGGAGATATGAACAATTTGGGGGATCACTCAGAAAAGAGGGGGGCC CCTTTCACTTGGGAGAAAGGGAGGGATAGTGATAATTGGATAGAGGAAAGGCTTGACAAAGCCTTGGTGAACAATGGATGGCTGAATTTATTTTCCCAAGCTTCTCTTTTCAACCTCGAAGTTTCAACATCTAACCATTGCCCATTGCTGCTGGTTTTTCAAGGTACCGTCTCTCTTACAACCTTTTCTTCTTTTCGTTTCAAGAACGCTTGGCTCCGGGAACCGATGTGCAAGGTGTTGGTGGAAAGTTGTTGGGTAGGATCGGGCAATTGTACAATTCAGGAGAAGATTCGGCATTGCGAGGAAGTGTTAGGAAAATGGGGTAAAGACATTACTGGTAGTTTCAAGAAACGAATAGCTAAATGCAAAGCGCAAATTGGAAACTCGAAGTGGGGAAGAGACCCCGTGTCTATTCAGCAACATGAGGAAGGTAAGACTAAGCTTTATGAAGTCTTAACTCAGCGTGAAACTTTTTGGAAACAACGTTCGAAGCAATTTTGGTTGAATTCGGGAGATAAAAATAGCAAATACTTTCACTCGGTTGCTAGTTCTCGTAAGAGGAATAATAGAATATCTCAATTACAAGATCAAGGAGGCAGGTGGGTGACTTGGGAGTCGGGTTTGCAAGATGTTATCAAGGGGTATTTCCAAGACCTTTTCCACTCTTCTGGTATTGAGTTAGGTGCGACTTTGAATGGGATTTGGCCCACGGAAACTGATGAGCAAAATGAAAGCCTGCTGCTCCCTATTGTGGAAGATGAAGTTAGGAGAGCCCTTTTTCAAATGCATCCAGACAAATCTCCGAGACCCGATGGCATGAATCTGGCGTTCTATCAAAAACACTGGGATATTATGGGAAGTGATGTAATTCGTTTTGTTCAAGATTTCTTTGAATCTGGCAAGTTTCCGAATTCCATCAATGACACTCATATtgttttaatttcgaaaaagaAGAATCCTTCCCAAATAAGTGACTTGAGGTCGATTTCCTTGTGTAATGTCTTATACAAAATTGCTTCGAAAGTCCTAGCCAATAGAATGAAGGGTGTTCTTAATGAGGCCATCTCTGAAACACAAAGTGCGTTTGTGTCAGGTCGTTTAATATCTGATAATGTTATGGTGGCTTTTGAAGTGATGCACTACCTAAAGCGAAAAACTACGGGGCGTAAGGGGTACATGGCAATAAAGCTCGACATGAGCAAGGCTTACGACCGAGTGGAATGGGGATTCTCAGGAACTGTTCTTCGTGTGATGCAATTCAGTGAACGATGGACAACTTTAACTATGAGTTGTGTTAATTTGGTTCACTATCATGTTCTTAATAGCGGTCAAAAAGTGGGTCCAATAACTCCTTCAAGAGGGATAC TGGCTCGAAATGCGCCAATTGTTTCCCATCTACAATTCGCGGATGACAGTTATGTGTTTTGCCAAGCTACCGAAGATGAAGCTGCTCAGTTAATGCTCTTGCTTCAGAGTTTTGAAGGTGCGTCGGGCCAAAGAGTCAATATCCAGAAGTCATCCGTCTTCTTCAGTTCGAACACCCGCGGGATTACCAGGACCCGAATATGTGATTTCATGAACATTAATGAGGCTGGGGCTGATG GAACGTGTAAGGAAATTGAACGCTTGATGGCTAATTTCTGGTGGAAAATCTCATCTTCTAATGGTGAAGGGAGTGGTATTATATGGATGAGTTGGGATCGGATGACAAAGCATAAGTGTGAAGGTGGAATGGGCTTCAGAAACTTAAGAGACTTTAATCTTGCTATGCTTGGTAAGCAAGGTTGGAGGCTTCTCGTTAACCATGATACTCTTGCTAGTAAAATTTTTAAAGCAAGGTATTACCCACAAGGAACCTATCTTACTGCTGAATTAGGATCTAATCCAAGTTTTATTTGGAGCAGTATATATGCGGCCTAA